The proteins below come from a single Polymorphobacter fuscus genomic window:
- a CDS encoding VOC family protein: MDTPSLMSHVSVGVADLDRASRFYDAVLATLGARRIVDEAFGIAYGRQFPEFWIGRPHDGQPPVAGNGAHFAFLAADRGQVTAFHAAALAAGGSDDGAPGPRPHYGAEYYGAFARDPDGNKIEAMVWEG, translated from the coding sequence ATGGATACTCCCAGCCTGATGAGCCATGTCTCGGTCGGTGTTGCCGACCTGGACCGGGCCAGCCGCTTCTATGACGCGGTGCTGGCCACGCTGGGTGCGCGGCGGATCGTCGATGAAGCCTTTGGCATCGCCTATGGCCGGCAGTTCCCGGAATTCTGGATCGGCCGGCCGCACGATGGCCAGCCCCCCGTGGCGGGCAATGGCGCGCATTTCGCCTTTCTCGCCGCCGATCGCGGGCAGGTCACGGCCTTCCACGCCGCCGCGCTGGCAGCCGGCGGCAGCGACGACGGCGCCCCCGGCCCCCGGCCGCATTATGGCGCCGAATATTACGGCGCCTTCGCGCGCGACCCGGACGGCAACAAGATCGAGGCGATGGTCTGGGAGGGGTAG
- a CDS encoding phosphotransferase family protein: MDDDRDALAAWLPAQGLAMVPGSGLVPLSGGIANRNDRIELTTGPAVLRRPPPGVLATGASDMAREWRVVSALAPHFPLVPRGLAFCPDADVLGTPFLVIEHRPGIAVGAALPRGADIAALVGATLGQMVALHALAPEAVGLGNLGRPEGFYARQLVGWAQRAATVWPDGLPGAAAALIGALENAPAPLDAAPVLLHMDLKPDNLLVDPVTMAPLAMIDWDMATRGPRGFDLAILLSYWIERGDPVAVHALQAVPSLTPGAPGRTAIAAQYAAMGGIDPGPLAWPVALARLRLAVAWMQLYRKWQRGEMASDRYAGFDALAQAILRQALDQFSKGRI, from the coding sequence ATGGACGATGATCGTGACGCCCTTGCCGCCTGGCTGCCGGCGCAGGGGCTGGCCATGGTGCCGGGCAGCGGGCTGGTGCCGCTGTCGGGCGGCATCGCCAATCGCAACGACCGGATCGAATTGACGACGGGCCCGGCCGTTTTGCGGCGGCCGCCGCCGGGGGTGCTGGCGACCGGCGCCAGCGACATGGCGCGGGAATGGCGCGTCGTGTCGGCGCTGGCGCCGCATTTCCCGCTGGTGCCGCGCGGGCTGGCCTTTTGTCCCGACGCGGACGTGCTGGGGACGCCGTTTCTGGTCATCGAACATCGCCCCGGCATCGCGGTCGGCGCTGCCCTGCCGCGCGGCGCCGACATCGCGGCGCTGGTCGGCGCGACTCTGGGCCAGATGGTGGCGCTGCACGCGCTGGCGCCGGAGGCGGTGGGCCTGGGCAATCTGGGCAGGCCCGAAGGCTTTTATGCGCGCCAGCTGGTCGGCTGGGCGCAGCGCGCGGCCACGGTCTGGCCGGACGGCCTGCCCGGCGCCGCAGCGGCGCTGATCGGCGCGCTGGAAAATGCGCCCGCGCCTTTGGACGCGGCGCCGGTGCTGCTGCACATGGATTTGAAGCCCGACAATCTGCTGGTCGACCCGGTGACGATGGCGCCGCTGGCGATGATCGACTGGGACATGGCCACCCGCGGGCCGCGCGGTTTCGACCTGGCGATCCTGCTGTCCTACTGGATCGAACGGGGCGATCCGGTGGCGGTGCACGCCCTGCAGGCGGTGCCCTCGCTGACGCCCGGCGCGCCGGGGCGGACGGCGATTGCGGCGCAGTACGCGGCAATGGGCGGCATCGACCCGGGGCCGCTGGCCTGGCCGGTGGCGCTGGCGCGGCTGCGCCTGGCGGTGGCGTGGATGCAGCTTTATCGAAAATGGCAGCGCGGCGAGATGGCGAGCGACCGCTATGCGGGCTTCGATGCACTGGCGCAGGCGATCCTGCGCCAGGCGCTCGACCAGTTCAGCAAGGGACGCATATGA
- the pyrE gene encoding orotate phosphoribosyltransferase — translation MTDDDILAEFRAAEALLEGHFILSSGLRSSRYLQCARVLMDPARAARLATALAAKIPADVRARVDVVVAPAMGGLICGHELARALGVLSMFVERPTGTFELRRGFRLEPGQTVLLMEDVVTTGLSSREAIAAVQAAGGAVIHAASLVDRSNGTADLGVPFTPLIRLDVPSYSADALPPELAAIPAVKPGSRAA, via the coding sequence ATGACCGACGATGACATCCTTGCCGAATTCCGTGCTGCCGAAGCCTTGCTGGAAGGCCATTTCATCCTGTCGTCCGGCTTGCGGAGTTCGCGCTATCTGCAATGCGCGCGGGTGCTGATGGACCCGGCGCGCGCGGCGCGGCTGGCGACCGCACTGGCGGCGAAGATCCCGGCGGACGTGAGGGCGCGGGTCGATGTGGTGGTCGCGCCGGCGATGGGTGGGCTGATCTGCGGGCATGAACTGGCGCGGGCGTTGGGCGTGCTGTCGATGTTCGTCGAGCGGCCGACGGGGACGTTCGAACTGCGCCGGGGCTTCCGGCTGGAACCGGGGCAGACCGTGCTGCTGATGGAAGATGTCGTGACGACGGGCCTGTCCTCGCGTGAGGCGATCGCGGCCGTGCAGGCGGCCGGCGGCGCGGTCATCCATGCAGCGTCGCTGGTCGACCGGTCGAACGGCACGGCCGATCTGGGCGTGCCGTTCACGCCGCTGATCCGGCTCGATGTGCCGAGCTATTCCGCCGACGCGCTGCCGCCCGAACTGGCGGCAATTCCGGCGGTCAAGCCAGGGAGCCGGGCAGCGTGA
- the lepB gene encoding signal peptidase I, protein MSEATAVAKKPTNWAHEIWQLFLLVLAVLAVHSLVAKPFFIPSGSMLPSLLIGDRLIVSKFPYGYSYLSPSINILPEIPGRIFGRLPERGDVAVIKAPRDKVDYIKRVIGLPGDTVQMKNGQLWLNGAPVSRVRVADTEIPVSPNSDCVSPIDARFRTTNAAGEPVCKLPTYRETMPGGRSYLTLDLADTPQDNTDPMIVPEGHIFLMGDNRDNSEDSRFDPLIGGLGMLPIENLVGRAEFLTFSLDGSTSLNPTTWVSALRQGRFFKTIE, encoded by the coding sequence ATGAGCGAAGCAACAGCCGTGGCGAAAAAGCCGACAAACTGGGCGCACGAGATCTGGCAGCTGTTCCTGCTGGTGCTCGCCGTGCTTGCGGTCCATTCGCTCGTTGCCAAGCCCTTCTTCATCCCGTCGGGGTCGATGCTGCCGTCGCTGCTGATCGGCGACCGGCTGATCGTGTCGAAATTCCCCTATGGCTATTCCTATCTGTCGCCGTCGATCAACATCCTTCCCGAAATCCCGGGGCGCATCTTCGGGCGGCTGCCGGAACGCGGTGATGTCGCGGTCATCAAGGCGCCGCGCGACAAGGTCGACTATATCAAGCGCGTCATCGGTCTTCCCGGCGACACGGTGCAGATGAAGAACGGCCAGCTGTGGCTCAACGGTGCCCCGGTGTCGCGCGTGCGCGTTGCCGATACCGAAATCCCGGTGTCGCCGAACAGCGATTGCGTGTCGCCGATCGACGCCCGGTTCCGCACCACCAACGCCGCCGGCGAACCGGTGTGCAAGCTGCCGACCTATCGCGAGACGATGCCCGGCGGGCGCAGCTATCTGACGCTCGATCTCGCCGACACGCCGCAGGACAACACCGATCCGATGATCGTGCCCGAAGGCCATATCTTCCTGATGGGCGACAATCGCGACAACAGCGAGGACAGCCGTTTCGACCCGCTGATCGGCGGGTTGGGCATGCTGCCGATCGAAAATCTCGTCGGCCGGGCGGAGTTCCTGACCTTTTCGCTCGACGGATCGACCAGCCTCAACCCGACGACCTGGGTGAGCGCGCTGCGGCAGGGGCGGTTCTTCAAGACGATCGAATAG
- the ccmA gene encoding heme ABC exporter ATP-binding protein CcmA: MPPDPLTVTDLACRRGDRLLFSGLSFRVEPGAALTLEGPNGSGKSSLLRILAGLLAPAEGTIDGGGARGYLGHDAALKPAMTLGAELAHWARLDGGLARLPAAMAAVNVAGLADVPCRHLSSGQRRRAGLARVIASGAALWLLDEPTAGLDTASSALLADAMAGHRAAGGMVVAAVHGDIGLAAPATLRLG; encoded by the coding sequence GTGCCACCCGACCCGCTCACCGTCACCGATCTTGCCTGCCGGCGCGGCGACCGGCTGTTGTTCAGCGGTCTGTCGTTCCGCGTCGAACCCGGCGCTGCGCTGACGCTGGAAGGCCCCAATGGCAGCGGCAAATCGAGCCTGCTCCGCATCCTCGCCGGGCTGCTGGCCCCTGCCGAAGGCACCATCGATGGCGGCGGCGCCCGTGGCTATCTCGGCCATGACGCAGCGCTCAAACCGGCCATGACGCTTGGCGCCGAACTTGCCCATTGGGCCCGCCTCGATGGCGGCCTGGCCCGGCTGCCGGCAGCCATGGCTGCGGTCAATGTGGCCGGGCTTGCCGATGTCCCGTGCCGCCACCTGTCCTCCGGCCAGCGCCGCCGCGCCGGGCTGGCCCGTGTCATCGCCAGCGGCGCGGCGCTGTGGCTGCTCGACGAACCCACCGCCGGGCTCGACACCGCGTCGTCGGCGCTGCTGGCCGATGCCATGGCCGGCCACCGCGCGGCAGGCGGCATGGTCGTCGCCGCCGTCCATGGCGACATCGGCCTTGCGGCCCCCGCCACGCTGCGGCTCGGCTGA
- a CDS encoding CsgG/HfaB family protein, with the protein MAVIAMAVTAMPATAQMKSKAGKEIENDRAAKVAELPVCARPIGTLALSEPENTNRWWTELGLSSPEALIRVYVQKSKCFRLVNRSNRGMAAMQQERALAAGGETRRGGSFGKGQMVEADFTVIPDIVTSNNNKGGLNIGGLVGGFLPGGFGALASGISIKKKSANVILNVVNNKSSEEFVAEGQSKKSDLGWGGGGGLFSGGFLGAGGASGYDNTEIGQVVALAYLDAYTKLVNDLGGMSEAIAGPQAERAVAMKNAGRMFTGPATNTKVLKPLDAGAMLYPTGKKQGGFWEVEDELGSKGWVSEVALAVAR; encoded by the coding sequence TTGGCTGTCATCGCGATGGCGGTCACCGCGATGCCGGCCACGGCACAGATGAAGTCCAAGGCCGGCAAGGAGATCGAGAACGACCGCGCCGCCAAGGTCGCCGAACTTCCCGTCTGTGCCCGTCCGATCGGCACGCTGGCGCTGTCCGAACCGGAAAACACCAACCGCTGGTGGACGGAACTGGGGCTCAGCTCGCCCGAGGCGCTGATCCGCGTCTATGTCCAGAAATCGAAGTGCTTCCGCCTCGTCAACCGCAGCAATCGCGGCATGGCGGCGATGCAGCAGGAACGCGCGCTTGCCGCCGGCGGCGAAACCCGGCGCGGCGGCAGCTTCGGCAAGGGCCAGATGGTCGAAGCCGATTTCACCGTCATCCCCGACATCGTGACCAGCAACAACAACAAGGGCGGCCTCAACATCGGCGGCCTTGTCGGCGGTTTCCTGCCCGGCGGCTTCGGCGCGCTGGCCAGCGGCATCAGCATCAAGAAAAAGTCCGCCAACGTCATCCTCAACGTCGTCAACAACAAGTCGTCGGAGGAATTCGTCGCCGAGGGCCAGTCGAAGAAGTCCGATCTGGGCTGGGGCGGTGGCGGCGGGCTGTTTTCTGGCGGCTTCCTCGGCGCCGGTGGCGCCAGCGGCTATGACAATACCGAAATCGGCCAGGTCGTCGCGCTGGCCTATCTCGATGCCTATACCAAGCTGGTCAACGATCTCGGCGGCATGAGCGAAGCCATCGCCGGGCCGCAGGCCGAACGCGCCGTCGCCATGAAGAATGCCGGCCGCATGTTCACCGGCCCCGCCACCAACACCAAGGTCCTGAAGCCGCTCGATGCCGGCGCCATGCTCTATCCGACCGGCAAGAAGCAGGGCGGCTTCTGGGAAGTCGAGGACGAGCTGGGCAGCAAGGGCTGGGTCAGCGAGGTCGCGCTCGCGGTCGCGCGCTGA
- a CDS encoding NUDIX hydrolase, which produces MTLEWQGKYLEVRKQDTWEYAARVGAMGAAVILAITDAREIVLVEQYRVAHGRRSIELPAGLIGDTDADDTGAAAAARELQEETGFDAATWEEVGAFATSPGMSSEMFTLFRARGLTRTGPGGGVDGEDITVHVVPLAGLADFLGQQRQAGRVIDCRLVVALGLV; this is translated from the coding sequence ATGACACTGGAATGGCAGGGCAAATATCTCGAGGTCCGCAAGCAAGACACCTGGGAATATGCGGCCCGCGTCGGGGCGATGGGGGCCGCGGTCATCCTCGCCATCACTGACGCCCGCGAGATCGTGCTGGTCGAACAATATCGCGTCGCCCATGGCCGGCGCAGCATCGAATTGCCGGCCGGCCTGATCGGCGACACCGACGCCGATGATACCGGCGCAGCGGCCGCGGCACGCGAATTGCAGGAGGAAACCGGCTTCGACGCGGCGACATGGGAGGAGGTCGGCGCCTTCGCCACCTCGCCGGGTATGTCGTCGGAAATGTTCACCCTGTTCCGGGCGCGCGGGTTGACGCGCACCGGGCCGGGCGGCGGGGTCGATGGCGAGGATATCACCGTCCATGTCGTGCCACTGGCGGGGCTGGCGGATTTTCTCGGGCAACAGCGGCAGGCCGGGCGGGTGATCGATTGCCGCCTCGTCGTGGCGCTGGGGCTGGTCTGA
- the pspF gene encoding phage shock protein operon transcriptional activator, which translates to MAKPAALIGSSSIFLDAVERASAAAALNRPVLVIGERGTGKELIAERLHRLSPRWGAPLISINCAALPENLIDAELFGYEAGAFTGAQRARAGRFEDADGGTLFLDEIATLSPAAQERLLRVVEYGELTRIGSNRAISVDVRLVGATNEDLPRLVDRGRFRADLLDRLSFEVITLPPLRERAEDIEALALHFARRMAAELGWARFPGFAARARTLLDSHPWPGNVRELKNVVERSLYRWADGETPIGRIILDPFESPWRPAPLPGTALAAAAEDRPSIDPIAETAALPSPSLTSVSDLRAAVHAYERGILIAALERCRHNQRRTATALALTYDQLRHALKRHNMLGAEPGGD; encoded by the coding sequence ATGGCCAAACCCGCCGCCCTGATCGGCTCGTCCTCGATCTTCCTCGATGCCGTCGAACGCGCCTCGGCGGCGGCGGCGCTCAACCGCCCGGTGCTGGTCATCGGTGAACGCGGCACCGGCAAGGAGTTGATCGCCGAACGCCTCCACCGGCTGTCCCCGCGCTGGGGTGCGCCGCTGATCTCGATCAACTGCGCGGCGCTGCCCGAAAACCTCATCGACGCCGAATTGTTCGGTTACGAAGCCGGCGCCTTCACCGGCGCCCAGCGGGCGCGCGCCGGCCGATTCGAGGACGCCGATGGCGGCACGCTGTTCCTCGACGAAATCGCCACCCTGTCCCCGGCGGCGCAGGAACGCCTGCTGCGCGTCGTCGAATATGGCGAACTCACCCGCATCGGTTCCAACCGCGCCATCAGCGTCGATGTCCGGCTGGTCGGCGCCACCAACGAGGACCTGCCGCGGCTGGTCGACCGCGGCCGCTTCCGCGCCGATCTGCTCGACCGGCTGAGCTTTGAAGTCATCACCCTGCCCCCCTTGCGGGAACGCGCGGAGGACATCGAGGCGCTGGCGCTGCACTTCGCCCGCCGCATGGCCGCCGAGCTTGGCTGGGCGCGCTTTCCGGGTTTCGCGGCCAGGGCCCGGACGCTGCTCGATTCGCACCCCTGGCCCGGCAATGTCCGCGAACTGAAGAATGTCGTCGAACGCTCGCTCTACCGCTGGGCCGATGGCGAAACCCCCATCGGACGCATCATCCTCGACCCGTTCGAATCCCCCTGGCGGCCCGCGCCGCTGCCCGGCACCGCGCTTGCGGCCGCCGCCGAAGACCGGCCGAGCATCGATCCCATCGCCGAAACCGCCGCGCTGCCGTCCCCGTCGTTGACCAGCGTCAGCGACCTGCGCGCCGCCGTCCATGCCTATGAACGCGGCATCCTCATCGCCGCGCTCGAGCGCTGCCGCCACAACCAGCGCCGCACCGCAACCGCGCTCGCGCTGACCTACGACCAGCTCCGCCATGCCCTGAAACGCCACAACATGCTGGGCGCCGAACCCGGCGGCGACTGA
- a CDS encoding pyridoxine 5'-phosphate synthase, whose protein sequence is MNHLRPDRLRLGVNIDHVATIRNARGGLHPDPVRAALMAAEAGADGITAHLREDRRHITDADLDALVGSISLPLNLEMAATDEMLGIALAHRPHAACIVPERRAERTTEGGLDAAGQHNSLAPIVARLRDAGIRVSLFVAPERHQLDAAAKLGAPVVELHTGPYSHAVTDAEVAAELARLRIAAEHGAALGLEIHAGHGLTYDNVAPVAAMPQLAELNIGHFLIGEAVFTGLGPAIARMRAAMDAARA, encoded by the coding sequence GTGAACCACCTCAGACCCGATCGATTGAGACTGGGCGTCAACATCGACCATGTCGCCACCATCCGCAACGCCCGCGGCGGGCTGCACCCCGATCCGGTGCGCGCGGCGCTGATGGCGGCCGAAGCCGGCGCCGATGGCATCACGGCGCATCTGCGCGAGGATCGGCGGCACATCACCGATGCCGATCTCGACGCGCTGGTCGGCAGCATCAGCCTGCCGCTCAACCTGGAAATGGCGGCGACCGATGAAATGCTCGGCATCGCCCTGGCGCATCGGCCCCATGCCGCGTGCATCGTTCCGGAACGCCGGGCGGAACGGACAACGGAGGGCGGGCTCGATGCGGCGGGCCAGCACAATTCGCTGGCACCGATCGTGGCGCGGCTGCGGGATGCCGGTATCCGGGTCAGCCTGTTCGTCGCGCCCGAGCGTCACCAGCTCGATGCCGCGGCCAAACTCGGCGCGCCGGTGGTCGAACTGCACACCGGGCCATACAGCCACGCCGTCACCGACGCGGAGGTGGCGGCGGAACTGGCGCGGTTGCGCATCGCGGCCGAACATGGCGCGGCGCTGGGGCTGGAGATCCACGCCGGCCATGGGCTGACCTATGACAATGTCGCCCCTGTCGCGGCAATGCCGCAACTGGCGGAACTCAACATCGGGCATTTCCTCATCGGCGAGGCGGTCTTCACCGGGCTGGGCCCCGCGATCGCGCGGATGCGGGCCGCCATGGACGCGGCGCGGGCCTGA
- a CDS encoding acyl-CoA dehydrogenase family protein produces the protein MTDFTMAPDTVALARRVRDFVIDKIIPFEKDPRLTQHGPTDGLRDELVALARAEGLLTPQAPVALGGMGFDHATQAAVFEAAGWSTLGPVAMNCAAPDEGNMYLLGRIARPDQVEQFLRPMVAGDRRSVFAMTEPGGAGSDPSQLQTTAVFNGNDYEISGLKWLITGANGARTWIIMARVPENPHGPSGPTLFLCEGDTPGIHIERVMDSMDRNYVEGHAVVRFEGLRLGPTQVLGEVGSALRYAQMRLAPARLTHCMRWLGAAARAQHIALEHARVRTAFGKPLVEHQGVNFMLADNEIAMHQCRLAIRHTAWLLDQDVRARHESSIVKAFVSEELFKVADRCVQILGGIGVTGETVVEMIFRDMRGFRLYDGPTEVHKFAIATQLLRTGTAFAEPT, from the coding sequence ATGACCGATTTCACCATGGCGCCGGACACCGTAGCGCTCGCGCGGCGGGTGCGCGACTTCGTCATCGACAAGATCATCCCGTTCGAAAAGGACCCGCGGCTGACCCAGCACGGCCCGACCGATGGCTTGCGCGACGAGCTGGTGGCGCTGGCCCGCGCCGAAGGGCTGCTGACGCCGCAGGCGCCGGTCGCCCTCGGCGGCATGGGGTTCGACCATGCGACACAGGCGGCGGTGTTCGAGGCGGCGGGCTGGTCCACGCTGGGTCCGGTGGCGATGAACTGCGCGGCGCCCGACGAGGGCAACATGTATCTGCTCGGCCGCATCGCGCGGCCCGACCAGGTCGAACAGTTCCTGCGCCCGATGGTGGCCGGCGACCGCCGCTCGGTATTCGCGATGACCGAGCCCGGCGGCGCCGGCAGCGACCCGAGCCAGTTGCAGACGACGGCGGTGTTCAACGGCAATGATTACGAGATTTCCGGGCTGAAATGGCTGATCACCGGTGCCAATGGTGCCAGGACCTGGATCATCATGGCGCGGGTGCCGGAAAATCCCCATGGCCCATCCGGGCCGACATTGTTCCTGTGCGAAGGCGATACGCCGGGAATCCACATCGAACGTGTCATGGATTCGATGGACCGCAACTATGTCGAAGGCCATGCCGTGGTGCGCTTCGAAGGCTTGCGGCTGGGGCCGACCCAGGTGCTGGGGGAGGTCGGCAGCGCGCTGCGCTATGCCCAGATGCGGCTGGCGCCGGCGCGGCTGACGCACTGCATGCGCTGGCTGGGCGCGGCGGCGCGGGCGCAGCATATCGCGCTGGAACACGCCCGGGTCCGGACCGCCTTCGGCAAGCCGCTGGTCGAGCACCAGGGCGTCAACTTCATGCTGGCGGACAATGAAATCGCCATGCACCAGTGCCGGCTGGCGATCCGCCACACCGCCTGGCTGCTCGACCAGGACGTGCGGGCGCGGCACGAAAGCAGCATCGTCAAGGCGTTCGTTTCCGAGGAATTGTTCAAGGTTGCCGATCGCTGCGTGCAGATATTGGGCGGCATCGGCGTGACCGGCGAAACGGTGGTGGAAATGATCTTTCGCGACATGCGCGGCTTCCGGCTTTACGACGGCCCCACCGAAGTCCACAAATTCGCCATCGCCACGCAGTTGCTGCGCACCGGCACGGCATTCGCGGAGCCGACATGA
- a CDS encoding GNAT family N-acetyltransferase, which produces MEDRILTTPRLTMAPHRVADFGDLCALWGDARVVRLLGGVPSNAEESWARLLRYAGNWALLGHGFWCVRRRDTGAYVGDIGYLEARRTGVDGFDGDPEIGWGLTVAAQGQGFASEAVAAALAWGNGRFARTVAMINPENAASQAVARRCGFRHFADGRYKDAPTGLWEYRFG; this is translated from the coding sequence ATGGAGGACCGCATCCTCACCACCCCCCGGCTGACCATGGCGCCGCACCGCGTTGCCGATTTCGGTGATCTTTGCGCCCTGTGGGGGGACGCCCGGGTCGTCCGGCTGCTCGGCGGCGTGCCCAGCAATGCCGAGGAAAGCTGGGCGCGGCTGCTGCGCTATGCCGGCAATTGGGCGCTGCTCGGCCATGGTTTCTGGTGCGTCCGCCGGCGCGACACCGGCGCCTATGTCGGCGACATCGGCTATCTGGAGGCGCGGCGCACCGGCGTTGACGGTTTCGACGGCGATCCCGAAATCGGCTGGGGGCTGACCGTCGCTGCCCAGGGCCAGGGGTTCGCCAGCGAAGCGGTCGCGGCGGCGCTGGCCTGGGGCAACGGCCGCTTCGCGCGCACCGTGGCGATGATCAATCCGGAAAACGCCGCGTCGCAGGCGGTGGCGCGGCGCTGCGGCTTTCGCCACTTCGCCGATGGCCGCTACAAGGACGCGCCCACGGGGCTGTGGGAATATCGGTTCGGCTGA
- the ispZ gene encoding septation protein IspZ, with product MSQPVPEPAPRPQLSTGLNLAVNYGPLLLFFVANKFGDLFIATGVFMAAMVVAVGVSWWKIRHVPPMLLLTFAIVLVFGGLTLWLQDETFIKLKPTLIYGIFAALLFFGLATGRPTLKLVMDGALPGIDAAGWTKLTRNWALFFVAMMVANEVARRMLTTDQWVSFKVWGVTLAFFVFALAQAPLMTRHGLNLGDEPKP from the coding sequence ATGTCCCAGCCTGTTCCCGAACCCGCACCCCGCCCGCAGCTTTCGACCGGCCTCAACCTGGCGGTCAACTATGGCCCCCTGCTGCTGTTCTTCGTCGCCAACAAGTTCGGCGACCTGTTCATCGCGACGGGCGTGTTCATGGCGGCGATGGTCGTCGCCGTCGGGGTTTCGTGGTGGAAGATCCGCCATGTGCCGCCGATGCTGCTGCTGACCTTTGCCATCGTGCTGGTCTTCGGCGGGCTGACGCTGTGGCTGCAGGACGAAACCTTCATCAAGCTCAAGCCGACACTGATCTACGGCATTTTCGCTGCGCTGCTGTTCTTCGGGCTGGCGACGGGACGGCCGACGCTGAAGCTGGTGATGGATGGCGCGCTGCCCGGAATCGATGCCGCCGGCTGGACCAAGCTGACACGCAACTGGGCGCTGTTCTTCGTGGCGATGATGGTCGCCAACGAAGTGGCGCGGCGGATGCTGACCACGGACCAGTGGGTCAGTTTCAAGGTCTGGGGGGTCACGCTGGCGTTCTTCGTCTTTGCCCTTGCACAGGCGCCGTTGATGACGCGGCACGGGCTGAACCTGGGCGACGAGCCCAAGCCCTGA
- the acpS gene encoding holo-ACP synthase, translated as MARFGDRFLDRLFTDVERAKADRRQLTRAATYAKRFAAKEACAKALGTGFRRGVFWRDMGVVNLPSGAPTLALTGGAAARLAEITPAGYTPAIHLTITDDHPWAQAIVLITASSQ; from the coding sequence ATGGCGCGCTTCGGGGACCGGTTTCTCGATCGGCTGTTCACCGATGTCGAACGCGCCAAGGCCGACCGGCGGCAGCTGACGCGCGCTGCCACCTATGCCAAGCGCTTTGCCGCCAAGGAAGCGTGCGCCAAGGCGCTGGGCACCGGCTTTCGCCGCGGCGTGTTCTGGCGCGACATGGGGGTCGTCAACCTGCCGTCGGGCGCGCCGACGCTGGCGCTGACCGGCGGCGCCGCGGCAAGACTGGCGGAGATCACGCCAGCGGGCTATACGCCGGCCATTCATCTGACGATAACCGACGACCATCCCTGGGCGCAGGCCATCGTGCTGATCACAGCGAGTTCCCAATGA
- the ccmB gene encoding heme exporter protein CcmB produces the protein MFWLLIRRDLTLIARSPALWMPVMFFVLVAALFPFAVGPDARLLARIAPGVVWVAALLAALLPVETLIAPDVEDGTIDQLASRGIAMEMVVAARILAHWLGFAVPLIAALPVAAVLLGMDGAAARRLALALLLGTPALAALGTVAAALTATLRGGGALAGLIVLPLALPILIFGVGADAPGALKLLAAASLVALAVSPFAAAAALKQD, from the coding sequence ATGTTCTGGCTGCTCATCCGCCGCGACCTGACGCTCATCGCGCGCTCCCCGGCGCTGTGGATGCCGGTGATGTTCTTCGTCCTCGTCGCCGCGCTGTTCCCCTTCGCCGTCGGTCCCGATGCCCGGCTGCTGGCGCGCATCGCCCCCGGCGTCGTCTGGGTGGCGGCGCTGCTGGCGGCGCTGCTGCCGGTCGAAACCCTCATCGCGCCCGATGTCGAGGATGGCACCATCGACCAGCTGGCATCGCGCGGCATCGCCATGGAGATGGTCGTGGCGGCCCGCATCCTCGCGCATTGGCTGGGCTTTGCCGTGCCGCTGATCGCCGCCCTGCCCGTCGCCGCCGTGCTGCTGGGCATGGATGGCGCCGCCGCGCGCCGGCTGGCGCTGGCACTGCTGCTCGGCACGCCGGCGCTGGCGGCGCTCGGCACTGTGGCTGCGGCGCTGACCGCGACCTTGCGCGGCGGCGGCGCGCTTGCCGGGCTCATCGTGCTGCCGCTGGCGCTGCCCATCCTGATCTTCGGCGTCGGCGCCGATGCGCCGGGCGCCCTGAAGCTGCTTGCCGCCGCCAGCCTCGTCGCCCTTGCCGTCAGCCCCTTTGCCGCCGCCGCTGCCCTGAAACAGGACTGA